The Salinibaculum sp. SYNS191 genome has a window encoding:
- a CDS encoding DEAD/DEAH box helicase: MPVSEVLPGFAGAFPFERFNAMQSEALPALLDSEDNVVVSAPTASGKTAIAEVAICRTLDADGTALFLAPLRALTNEKEREWERFEDLGYSVYVVTGERDLNPRRAERADILVMTPEKADSATRKHDTRRYSFIEDVDCCVIDEVHLLDSDRRGSVLEVTISRLRRLCDPRVVALSATMPNVDDVAAWLDAPEETTFAFGEEYRPVPLEADVATYSHGENAFADKYRRLYRALDLTEQHIRDEGQALVFVSSRQDTVQAAKTTRDELTERDIPIGARGDYDFHNDAADLQNDTLRQSVLDGVGFHHAGLAREDKNRVEEWFREGKIQILFSTSTLAWGVNLPARCVVIRDTKLHDPLEGEVDMSPLDVLQMLGRAGRPGYDDRGYAWVVCDRSDADRYRALLKDGKTIESRLAETPNEASDPVATDLAVHLNAEIALGTVGDVEDAMDWLETTFYYVRAQRASDYVAGDALRERVSDTLQWLVDREFVEMDGLSVEPTALGRLASSFYLRLETARRFADLTDREDFSELDVLRAVASTTEFQSVSARSDEEEAVAAVLGDAAADLEAGPRKVLAILRAGMNGTTPSALKSDAWIIRQNALRLLAALRAVVDRFGTPEQANLVCRVEARVDHGISDDAVGLTAIDGVGATRVGKLAAAGFRTPADLVEAGTDRLAAAGLGEGAAERVVEHARELPAIDVDWGGFPETVGRGERALHEVTVRTTAGSARAGLRVTVNGREMTRKDSYLGETTLPVAVFGGDDADLEFSVHVTFPDLPLPPVVHSRSVRVVE, translated from the coding sequence ATTCCCGTCTCCGAGGTCTTACCCGGCTTTGCGGGGGCGTTTCCCTTCGAGCGCTTCAACGCGATGCAGTCAGAGGCGCTCCCGGCGCTGCTCGACTCGGAGGACAACGTCGTGGTCAGCGCCCCCACCGCCAGCGGCAAGACCGCCATCGCGGAAGTCGCCATCTGTCGCACGCTCGACGCGGACGGCACCGCCCTCTTTCTGGCTCCCCTGCGCGCGCTCACGAACGAGAAGGAACGCGAGTGGGAGCGCTTCGAGGACCTGGGCTACTCGGTGTACGTCGTCACCGGCGAGCGCGACCTGAACCCCCGCCGGGCCGAGCGCGCGGACATCCTCGTGATGACCCCGGAGAAGGCCGACTCCGCGACGCGCAAACACGACACGCGCCGCTATTCGTTCATCGAGGACGTCGACTGCTGTGTCATCGACGAGGTCCACCTGCTCGACTCCGACCGCCGCGGGAGTGTGCTCGAGGTGACCATCTCCCGCCTGCGTCGCCTCTGTGACCCCCGCGTCGTCGCGCTGTCGGCGACGATGCCCAACGTCGACGACGTGGCCGCGTGGCTCGACGCCCCCGAGGAGACCACCTTCGCCTTCGGCGAGGAGTACCGCCCGGTCCCCCTGGAGGCGGACGTGGCGACCTACAGCCACGGCGAGAACGCCTTCGCCGACAAGTACCGCCGCCTCTATCGCGCCCTCGATTTGACCGAGCAGCACATCCGCGACGAGGGGCAGGCGCTCGTGTTCGTCTCCTCGCGGCAGGACACCGTCCAGGCCGCGAAGACGACCCGCGACGAACTGACCGAGCGCGACATCCCCATCGGTGCCCGCGGGGACTACGACTTCCACAACGACGCCGCGGACCTGCAAAACGACACGCTGCGCCAGTCGGTGCTCGACGGCGTGGGCTTTCACCACGCCGGCCTCGCCCGCGAGGACAAGAACCGCGTCGAGGAGTGGTTCCGCGAGGGGAAGATACAGATTCTGTTCTCCACGTCGACGCTCGCCTGGGGCGTGAACCTCCCCGCACGCTGTGTCGTCATCCGCGACACGAAGCTCCACGACCCGCTGGAGGGCGAGGTCGACATGAGCCCGCTGGACGTCCTCCAGATGCTCGGCCGGGCGGGGCGGCCGGGCTACGACGACCGGGGGTACGCCTGGGTCGTCTGCGACCGCTCCGACGCCGACCGCTACCGCGCCCTCTTGAAAGACGGCAAGACGATCGAGTCGCGGCTGGCAGAGACGCCCAACGAGGCCAGCGACCCGGTCGCCACGGACCTCGCCGTCCACCTCAACGCCGAAATCGCGCTGGGGACCGTCGGCGACGTCGAGGACGCGATGGACTGGTTAGAGACCACCTTCTACTACGTCCGCGCCCAGCGGGCGTCGGACTACGTCGCCGGCGACGCCCTGCGCGAGCGCGTCAGCGACACGCTCCAGTGGCTGGTCGACCGCGAGTTCGTCGAGATGGACGGTCTCTCGGTCGAACCCACCGCGCTCGGCCGCCTCGCCTCCTCCTTCTACCTCCGCCTGGAGACCGCCCGGCGCTTCGCCGACCTGACCGACCGCGAGGACTTCTCGGAACTCGACGTCCTCCGGGCCGTCGCCAGCACGACCGAGTTCCAGAGCGTCAGCGCCCGCTCCGACGAGGAGGAGGCCGTCGCCGCGGTGCTGGGCGACGCCGCGGCGGACCTGGAGGCCGGCCCGCGGAAGGTGCTGGCCATCCTCCGCGCGGGGATGAACGGGACCACGCCGTCGGCGCTCAAAAGCGACGCGTGGATCATCCGCCAGAACGCGCTGCGCCTGCTGGCCGCGCTCCGGGCGGTCGTCGACCGCTTCGGGACGCCCGAGCAGGCCAACCTCGTCTGCCGCGTCGAGGCCCGCGTCGACCACGGCATCAGCGACGACGCCGTCGGCCTGACCGCTATCGACGGCGTCGGAGCGACGCGGGTCGGCAAACTCGCCGCCGCCGGCTTCCGGACGCCCGCGGACCTCGTCGAGGCGGGGACAGACCGCCTCGCCGCGGCCGGACTGGGCGAGGGTGCAGCCGAGCGCGTCGTCGAGCACGCACGGGAACTGCCCGCCATCGACGTCGACTGGGGCGGGTTCCCCGAGACCGTCGGCCGGGGCGAGCGGGCGCTCCACGAGGTGACGGTCCGGACGACCGCCGGCAGCGCCCGCGCGGGCCTGCGCGTGACGGTCAACGGCCGGGAGATGACACGCAAGGACAGCTACCTCGGCGAGACGACGCTGCCGGTCGCGGTCTTCGGCGGCGACGACGCGGACCTGGAGTTTTCTGTCCACGTCACCTTCCCCGACCTGCCGCTCCCACCGGTCGTCCACAGTCGCTCGGTCCGCGTGGTCGAGTGA